From the Oryza glaberrima chromosome 5, OglaRS2, whole genome shotgun sequence genome, one window contains:
- the LOC127772535 gene encoding cyclin-A1-4 isoform X1 codes for MSKEDAMSTGDSTESLDIDCLDDGDSEVVSSLQHLADDKLHISDNRDVAGVASKWTKHGCNSVEIDYIVDIDNNHEDPQLCATLAFDIYKHLRVAEQTKKRPSTDFVETIQKNIDTSMRAVLIDWLVEVTEEYRLVPETLYLTVNYIDRYLSSKVINRQKMQLLGVACLLIASKYEEICPPQVEELCYISDNTYTKDEVLKMEASVLKYLKFEMTAPTTKCFLRRFLRAAQVCHEAPVLHLEFLANYIAELSLLEYSLICYVPSLIAASSIFLAKFILKPTENPWNSTLSFYTQYKPSDLCDCAKGLHRLFLVGPGGNLRAVREKYSQHKYKFVAKKYSPPSIPAEFFEDPSSYKPD; via the exons ATGTCTAAGGAAGATGCTATGTCAACTGGTGATTCAACGGAAAGCCTTGATATTGATTGCCTTGATGATGGGGACTCCGAAGTGGTATCTTCCTTGCAACATTTGGCAGATGATAAGCTTCATATTTCTGACAACAGGGATGTTGCAG GTGTGGCATCCAAATGGACGAAGCATGGTTGTAATTCAGTAGAAATTGATTATATCGTCGACATTGACAACAACCATGAGGATCCACAGCTGTGTGCAACTCTTGCTTTTGACATTTACAAGCACTTGCGAGTGGCTGAG CAGACCAAGAAAAGGCCTTCAACAGATTTTGTGGAAACCATTCAGAAGAACATTGACACAAGCATGAGGGCAGTGTTAATAGACTGGCTTGTGGAA GTCACAGAAGAATATCGGCTTGTACCTGAAACCTTATACCTCACAGTCAATTACATTGACCGGTATCTCTCGAGCAAGGTGATCAATCGGCAGAAAATGCAATTACTTGGTGTCGCTTGCCTGCTTATTGCTTC TAAGTATGAAGAGATATGCCCACCCCAAGTAGAAGAGCTCTGCTATATTTCTGACAATACATACACTAAGGATGAG GTTTTGAAAATGGAAGCTTCTGTCCTGAAATACTTGAAGTTTGAGATGACTGCACCTACAACAAAATGCTTTTTGAG GAGATTTCTACGAGCTGCTCAAGTATGCCATGAG GCTCCAGTTTTGCATCTTGAGTTCCTAGCTAATTACATTGCGGAGCTATCACTTCTGGAGTACAGCTTAATTTGCTATGTACCGTCACTTATAGCTGCGTCTTCTATTTTCTTGGCGAAGTTTATCCTTAAGCCAACAGAGAATCCTTGG AATTCAACACTTTCATTCTACACACAATACAAACCATCCGACCTATGCGATTGTGCAAAAGGACTACACCGGCTTTTCTTGGTTGGCCCTGGAGGCAACCTTCGAGCAGTTAGAGAAAAATACAGTCAACACAAG TACAAATTCGTAGCAAAGAAGTACTCTCCACCATCAATTCCAGCAGAGTTTTTCGAAGATCCAAGCAGTTACAAGCCTGATTAA
- the LOC127772535 gene encoding cyclin-A1-4 isoform X3 — translation MSTGDSTESLDIDCLDDGDSEVVSSLQHLADDKLHISDNRDVAGVASKWTKHGCNSVEIDYIVDIDNNHEDPQLCATLAFDIYKHLRVAEQTKKRPSTDFVETIQKNIDTSMRAVLIDWLVEVTEEYRLVPETLYLTVNYIDRYLSSKVINRQKMQLLGVACLLIASKYEEICPPQVEELCYISDNTYTKDEVLKMEASVLKYLKFEMTAPTTKCFLRRFLRAAQVCHEAPVLHLEFLANYIAELSLLEYSLICYVPSLIAASSIFLAKFILKPTENPWNSTLSFYTQYKPSDLCDCAKGLHRLFLVGPGGNLRAVREKYSQHKYKFVAKKYSPPSIPAEFFEDPSSYKPD, via the exons ATGTCAACTGGTGATTCAACGGAAAGCCTTGATATTGATTGCCTTGATGATGGGGACTCCGAAGTGGTATCTTCCTTGCAACATTTGGCAGATGATAAGCTTCATATTTCTGACAACAGGGATGTTGCAG GTGTGGCATCCAAATGGACGAAGCATGGTTGTAATTCAGTAGAAATTGATTATATCGTCGACATTGACAACAACCATGAGGATCCACAGCTGTGTGCAACTCTTGCTTTTGACATTTACAAGCACTTGCGAGTGGCTGAG CAGACCAAGAAAAGGCCTTCAACAGATTTTGTGGAAACCATTCAGAAGAACATTGACACAAGCATGAGGGCAGTGTTAATAGACTGGCTTGTGGAA GTCACAGAAGAATATCGGCTTGTACCTGAAACCTTATACCTCACAGTCAATTACATTGACCGGTATCTCTCGAGCAAGGTGATCAATCGGCAGAAAATGCAATTACTTGGTGTCGCTTGCCTGCTTATTGCTTC TAAGTATGAAGAGATATGCCCACCCCAAGTAGAAGAGCTCTGCTATATTTCTGACAATACATACACTAAGGATGAG GTTTTGAAAATGGAAGCTTCTGTCCTGAAATACTTGAAGTTTGAGATGACTGCACCTACAACAAAATGCTTTTTGAG GAGATTTCTACGAGCTGCTCAAGTATGCCATGAG GCTCCAGTTTTGCATCTTGAGTTCCTAGCTAATTACATTGCGGAGCTATCACTTCTGGAGTACAGCTTAATTTGCTATGTACCGTCACTTATAGCTGCGTCTTCTATTTTCTTGGCGAAGTTTATCCTTAAGCCAACAGAGAATCCTTGG AATTCAACACTTTCATTCTACACACAATACAAACCATCCGACCTATGCGATTGTGCAAAAGGACTACACCGGCTTTTCTTGGTTGGCCCTGGAGGCAACCTTCGAGCAGTTAGAGAAAAATACAGTCAACACAAG TACAAATTCGTAGCAAAGAAGTACTCTCCACCATCAATTCCAGCAGAGTTTTTCGAAGATCCAAGCAGTTACAAGCCTGATTAA
- the LOC127772535 gene encoding cyclin-A1-4 isoform X2, with protein sequence MSKEDAMSTGDSTESLDIDCLDDGDSEVVSSLQHLADDKLHISDNRDVAGVASKWTKHGCNSVEIDYIVDIDNNHEDPQLCATLAFDIYKHLRVAETKKRPSTDFVETIQKNIDTSMRAVLIDWLVEVTEEYRLVPETLYLTVNYIDRYLSSKVINRQKMQLLGVACLLIASKYEEICPPQVEELCYISDNTYTKDEVLKMEASVLKYLKFEMTAPTTKCFLRRFLRAAQVCHEAPVLHLEFLANYIAELSLLEYSLICYVPSLIAASSIFLAKFILKPTENPWNSTLSFYTQYKPSDLCDCAKGLHRLFLVGPGGNLRAVREKYSQHKYKFVAKKYSPPSIPAEFFEDPSSYKPD encoded by the exons ATGTCTAAGGAAGATGCTATGTCAACTGGTGATTCAACGGAAAGCCTTGATATTGATTGCCTTGATGATGGGGACTCCGAAGTGGTATCTTCCTTGCAACATTTGGCAGATGATAAGCTTCATATTTCTGACAACAGGGATGTTGCAG GTGTGGCATCCAAATGGACGAAGCATGGTTGTAATTCAGTAGAAATTGATTATATCGTCGACATTGACAACAACCATGAGGATCCACAGCTGTGTGCAACTCTTGCTTTTGACATTTACAAGCACTTGCGAGTGGCTGAG ACCAAGAAAAGGCCTTCAACAGATTTTGTGGAAACCATTCAGAAGAACATTGACACAAGCATGAGGGCAGTGTTAATAGACTGGCTTGTGGAA GTCACAGAAGAATATCGGCTTGTACCTGAAACCTTATACCTCACAGTCAATTACATTGACCGGTATCTCTCGAGCAAGGTGATCAATCGGCAGAAAATGCAATTACTTGGTGTCGCTTGCCTGCTTATTGCTTC TAAGTATGAAGAGATATGCCCACCCCAAGTAGAAGAGCTCTGCTATATTTCTGACAATACATACACTAAGGATGAG GTTTTGAAAATGGAAGCTTCTGTCCTGAAATACTTGAAGTTTGAGATGACTGCACCTACAACAAAATGCTTTTTGAG GAGATTTCTACGAGCTGCTCAAGTATGCCATGAG GCTCCAGTTTTGCATCTTGAGTTCCTAGCTAATTACATTGCGGAGCTATCACTTCTGGAGTACAGCTTAATTTGCTATGTACCGTCACTTATAGCTGCGTCTTCTATTTTCTTGGCGAAGTTTATCCTTAAGCCAACAGAGAATCCTTGG AATTCAACACTTTCATTCTACACACAATACAAACCATCCGACCTATGCGATTGTGCAAAAGGACTACACCGGCTTTTCTTGGTTGGCCCTGGAGGCAACCTTCGAGCAGTTAGAGAAAAATACAGTCAACACAAG TACAAATTCGTAGCAAAGAAGTACTCTCCACCATCAATTCCAGCAGAGTTTTTCGAAGATCCAAGCAGTTACAAGCCTGATTAA